In one Vulgatibacter incomptus genomic region, the following are encoded:
- a CDS encoding O-antigen ligase family protein — protein sequence MIASAVPNPYARGSSSFASKLGALGVGVFAITIWALPQYLFPIIGPARVGVVTAGLMAAGLAGRWILGGAAPTAGGWRVLGLGAFAGAAALSPLWSVDPASSQWAAGEALKMGLVFVSAASLLDTPTRVRNVAWAIALAGCVPAYYAVSNSLAGVDLLEGYRARWVGTFFDPNRLAMALVISAMLLLTLRSRLRNPVARAAVLGLLGLQLWAIVVTYSRGAILGLAVGLLAFILAGRGSRTRSILVAGGVAIALLSLAPSRFWARTETIATYEQDLSAQGRIDAWRTAGNILSRRPLTGIGAAAFTTAWATYAPDDAGRHPYVAHNLFLEVAAELGIPTLVAFLALLAACIRGAWWATEERSPVRLEARGLLASIAGYLVCQMFAGFTLSFFLFLVLGIATASERLARFEREARERPIELQPNVGIL from the coding sequence ATGATCGCCAGCGCGGTGCCGAATCCGTATGCGAGGGGCTCGTCGTCCTTCGCGTCGAAGCTCGGCGCGCTGGGGGTCGGGGTCTTCGCGATCACCATCTGGGCGCTGCCCCAATACCTCTTCCCGATCATCGGCCCGGCCCGGGTGGGGGTCGTCACCGCGGGCCTGATGGCGGCGGGCCTTGCCGGCAGGTGGATCCTCGGTGGCGCGGCCCCGACCGCAGGCGGCTGGCGCGTCCTCGGCCTTGGGGCCTTCGCGGGCGCCGCGGCGCTCTCCCCGCTCTGGAGCGTCGATCCGGCCTCGAGCCAGTGGGCGGCCGGCGAGGCGCTGAAGATGGGGCTGGTCTTCGTCTCCGCCGCGAGCCTCCTCGACACGCCGACCCGGGTGCGGAACGTCGCGTGGGCCATCGCCCTGGCTGGTTGTGTTCCAGCCTATTACGCGGTGTCGAACTCCCTCGCCGGCGTCGATCTCCTCGAAGGCTACCGCGCGCGCTGGGTGGGGACCTTCTTCGATCCGAACCGCCTCGCGATGGCGCTCGTGATCTCGGCGATGCTCCTCCTCACCCTCCGCAGCCGCCTGCGGAACCCGGTGGCGCGGGCGGCCGTCCTCGGGCTGCTCGGCCTGCAGCTCTGGGCCATCGTCGTGACCTACAGCCGCGGCGCGATCCTCGGCCTCGCAGTGGGCCTCCTGGCGTTCATCCTCGCCGGACGGGGGAGCCGCACGCGCTCGATCCTCGTCGCGGGGGGCGTAGCGATCGCGCTCCTCTCCCTCGCGCCGTCACGCTTCTGGGCGCGAACGGAGACCATCGCCACCTACGAGCAGGACCTCTCCGCCCAGGGACGCATCGACGCCTGGCGTACCGCGGGCAACATCCTCTCCCGCCGTCCGCTCACGGGGATCGGCGCCGCCGCCTTCACGACCGCCTGGGCCACCTACGCGCCGGACGACGCCGGCAGGCACCCCTACGTCGCGCACAACCTCTTCCTCGAGGTCGCCGCCGAGCTCGGCATCCCGACCCTCGTCGCCTTCCTCGCGCTCCTCGCCGCCTGTATCCGAGGCGCGTGGTGGGCGACCGAGGAGCGATCGCCGGTGCGGCTCGAGGCGCGCGGCCTCCTCGCGTCGATCGCCGGCTACCTCGTCTGCCAGATGTTCGCGGGCTTCACCCTGAGCTTCTTCCTCTTCCTCGTGCTCGGGATCGCGACGGCGAGCGAGCGCCTCGCGCGCTTCGAGCGAGAGGCCCGGGAGAGGCCGATCGAGCTCCAGCCGAACGTGGGGATCCTCTGA
- a CDS encoding glycosyltransferase, giving the protein MPSTVLHLVNILGVGGAEGQFVERVRMTDRGSFRPLVAALDTRGRHLPELRALGLEPAEFRLPRSFAHPMTFGTVARLAIWMRAQQVRLVHAQDFYTNLVAVPAARLAGAKVIVSRLDLAHWHGPRRRLALAWASRLADKVQVNAEAIARQLRVEEGIDPSRIVLVRNGIDLGRFDARAAAPLDMALPVPPGSLVAAVIANLHPIKGQEDVVQAVARLAPRFPSLHLVLVGEGERRGPIVRCAAALGISDHVHLLGHRADVPAILGRCRMLISSSYAEGLSNSVIEGMASRLPVVATAVGGTPELVDGRTRGLLVPPRSPARLADAIERLLEEPDEARAFGTRARAFVEEHLEIGHMAQRFNRLYEAVLG; this is encoded by the coding sequence ATGCCGTCCACCGTCCTCCATCTCGTGAACATCCTGGGGGTCGGCGGGGCCGAGGGGCAGTTCGTCGAGCGCGTCCGGATGACGGACAGGGGCTCGTTTCGCCCGCTAGTCGCCGCCCTCGATACACGGGGGCGCCATCTGCCGGAGCTTCGGGCCTTGGGGCTGGAGCCCGCCGAGTTCCGCCTGCCGCGGAGCTTCGCCCACCCGATGACCTTCGGCACCGTGGCGCGGCTCGCGATCTGGATGCGCGCACAGCAGGTCCGGCTCGTCCACGCCCAGGACTTCTACACGAACCTCGTGGCCGTGCCGGCGGCCCGGCTCGCCGGCGCCAAGGTGATCGTGAGCCGCCTCGACCTGGCCCATTGGCACGGTCCCCGGAGACGCCTGGCCCTCGCCTGGGCGAGCCGCCTCGCCGACAAGGTCCAGGTGAACGCCGAGGCGATCGCCCGCCAGCTCCGCGTCGAGGAGGGGATCGATCCGTCGAGGATCGTCCTCGTCCGGAACGGCATCGATCTGGGCCGCTTCGACGCGCGCGCGGCAGCGCCGCTCGACATGGCGCTCCCGGTTCCTCCCGGCTCCCTGGTGGCGGCGGTGATCGCCAACCTCCACCCGATCAAGGGCCAGGAGGACGTGGTGCAGGCCGTCGCGAGGTTGGCGCCGCGCTTCCCGTCGCTGCACCTGGTGCTGGTGGGGGAGGGCGAGAGGCGGGGGCCGATCGTCCGCTGCGCCGCGGCGCTCGGGATCTCGGATCACGTGCACCTGCTCGGCCACCGCGCGGACGTGCCGGCGATCCTCGGCCGCTGCCGGATGCTGATCTCGTCCAGCTACGCCGAGGGCCTCTCCAACTCGGTGATCGAGGGGATGGCCTCGCGCCTGCCCGTGGTGGCGACGGCGGTGGGCGGCACGCCCGAGCTCGTCGACGGCCGCACCAGGGGACTCCTGGTTCCTCCCCGATCGCCCGCCCGCCTGGCGGACGCGATCGAACGGCTCCTAGAGGAGCCGGACGAGGCGCGCGCCTTCGGGACCCGTGCGCGCGCGTTCGTCGAGGAGCACCTGGAGATCGGGCACATGGCCCAACGCTTCAACCGGCTCTACGAGGCAGTCCTCGGTTGA
- a CDS encoding DUF4091 domain-containing protein, producing the protein MSRFSYAALAAIALVGFGASSAAAAPAQVTATHTLVKLRPDDAPPSGRTATMGAAANEMQGFQAIVSGGDTGVRGVRAAVSDLRGPSTIPASKVVLYREDYMYVSTPSDDNGMRGWVPDALVPDVDPFVGEKRNAFPFDVPAGELRAIWVDVHVPSGTRPGSYRGSLEVTGDGGFSASLPIELEVFDFELPSTPSYATAFGLAWNGTCEGHFGEAWCGGDDAAFDRLRQLYGKAGLDNRLTLSAVVGAPVPGSGGDLDFSRYDQVYGPLLDGTADTRLKGAALSAVQVWQRDPQAEDYAAWARHFKSKGWFGKLFDYTCDEPPLTCAWSDIKPRQDRVHRGDPGMLSLVTTTVAHLKENGLYQSTNIIVPVVNFVEGKSGEYAGDQSADYRQAQRDGKTTWIYSSCMSHGCGNTVTGEYGGDPDLQGWPSLVIDHTALRNRAMPWVAYNYGFTGELYWDSVYAFASKSDPWRDQYEFTGHGDGTLFYPGRPDRIGGSTHIPVESIRLKEVRDGIQDYEYLSILDAFDRADAQKVAKKLFAHAWSAGDITPEQLLQTRREVAQKISANLKKSGGKIPSSPLRPEGGGFGTAADAASGCSVSGSALGVGALLVAGSWLASRRRKPRLR; encoded by the coding sequence TTGTCTCGATTTTCCTATGCGGCCCTCGCGGCCATCGCGCTGGTTGGCTTCGGCGCCAGCTCTGCCGCCGCGGCTCCCGCCCAGGTGACCGCGACCCATACCCTCGTGAAGCTCAGGCCCGACGACGCCCCTCCCTCTGGCCGAACGGCCACGATGGGCGCCGCCGCCAACGAGATGCAGGGCTTCCAGGCCATCGTCTCCGGCGGGGACACCGGCGTCCGGGGCGTCCGCGCGGCCGTCTCCGACCTCCGCGGCCCCTCCACGATCCCGGCGTCGAAGGTCGTGCTCTACCGCGAGGACTACATGTACGTGAGCACGCCCTCGGACGACAACGGCATGCGCGGCTGGGTCCCCGACGCGCTCGTGCCCGACGTCGATCCCTTCGTCGGCGAGAAGCGGAACGCCTTCCCCTTCGACGTGCCGGCCGGCGAGCTCCGCGCGATCTGGGTGGACGTCCACGTGCCCTCCGGGACCCGCCCGGGCAGTTACCGCGGCTCCCTCGAGGTCACGGGAGACGGCGGCTTCTCCGCCTCCCTGCCGATCGAGCTCGAGGTCTTCGACTTCGAGCTGCCGTCCACTCCCAGCTACGCCACGGCCTTCGGGCTCGCCTGGAACGGGACGTGCGAGGGGCACTTCGGCGAAGCGTGGTGCGGAGGCGACGACGCGGCCTTCGACCGGCTCCGGCAGCTCTACGGGAAGGCGGGCCTGGACAACCGCCTCACCCTCTCGGCCGTGGTCGGCGCGCCCGTCCCGGGAAGCGGCGGGGACCTCGACTTCTCCCGCTACGATCAGGTGTACGGGCCGCTCCTCGACGGCACCGCCGATACCCGGCTGAAGGGCGCGGCCCTCAGCGCCGTGCAGGTGTGGCAGCGCGATCCCCAGGCGGAGGACTACGCGGCCTGGGCGCGCCACTTCAAGTCGAAGGGCTGGTTCGGCAAGCTCTTCGACTACACCTGCGACGAGCCGCCTCTCACCTGCGCCTGGAGCGACATCAAGCCGCGGCAGGATCGGGTGCATCGCGGCGATCCGGGCATGCTCTCGCTCGTCACCACCACCGTCGCCCACCTGAAGGAGAACGGTCTCTACCAGTCGACGAACATCATCGTACCGGTGGTGAACTTCGTCGAAGGCAAGAGCGGCGAGTACGCCGGCGACCAGTCCGCCGACTACCGGCAGGCCCAGCGCGACGGAAAGACCACGTGGATCTACTCGTCCTGCATGAGCCACGGCTGCGGAAACACCGTCACCGGCGAGTACGGCGGCGATCCGGATCTCCAGGGCTGGCCGAGCCTGGTGATCGACCACACCGCGCTCCGGAACCGGGCGATGCCGTGGGTCGCGTACAACTACGGCTTCACCGGCGAGCTCTACTGGGATTCGGTCTACGCCTTCGCGAGCAAGAGCGATCCCTGGCGCGATCAATACGAGTTCACCGGCCACGGAGACGGCACCCTCTTCTACCCGGGCCGCCCCGATCGGATCGGTGGGAGCACCCACATCCCCGTCGAGTCGATCCGCCTCAAGGAGGTCCGCGACGGGATCCAGGACTACGAGTACCTGTCGATCCTCGACGCCTTCGACCGGGCCGACGCGCAGAAGGTGGCGAAGAAGCTCTTCGCCCACGCGTGGAGCGCGGGCGACATCACGCCGGAGCAGCTCCTCCAGACCCGCCGCGAGGTCGCCCAGAAGATCTCGGCAAACCTCAAGAAGTCCGGGGGGAAGATCCCGTCGTCG